One segment of Onychomys torridus chromosome 3, mOncTor1.1, whole genome shotgun sequence DNA contains the following:
- the Gpr85 gene encoding probable G-protein coupled receptor 85, with the protein MANYSHAADNILQNLSPLTAFLKLTSLGFIIGVSVVGNLLISILLVKDKTLHRAPYYFLLDLCCSDILRSAICFPFVFNSVKNGSAWTYGTLTCKVIAFLGVLSCFHTAFMLFCISVTRYLAIAHHRFYTKRLTFWTCLAVICMVWTLSVAMAFPPVLDVGTYSFIREEDQCTFQHRSFRANDSLGFMLLLALILLATQLVYLKLIFFVHDRRKMKPVQFVAAVSQNWTFHGPGASGQAAANWLAGFGRGPTPPTLLGIRQNANTTGRRRLLVLDEFKMEKRISRMFYVMTFLFLTLWGPYLVACYWRVFARGPVVPGGFLTAAVWMSFAQAGINPFVCIFSNRELRRCFSTTLLYCRKSRLPREPYCVI; encoded by the coding sequence ATGGCGAACTATAGCCATGCAGCTGACAACATTTTGCAAAATCTTTCGCCTCTAACAGCCTTTCTGAAACTGACTTCCTTGGGTTTCATAATAGGAGTCAGCGTGGTGGGCAACCTCCTGATCTCCATTTTGCTAGTGAAAGATAAGACCTTGCACAGagctccctactacttcctgctggatctGTGCTGTTCAGACATCCTCAGATCTGCAATTTGTTTTCCATTTGTGTTCAACTCTGTCAAAAATGGCTCTGCCTGGACTTACGGGACTCTGACTTGCAAAGTGATTGCCTTTCTGGGGGTTTTGTCCTGTTTCCACACCGCTTTCATGCTCTTCTGTATCAGCGTCACCAGATACTTAGCTATCGCCCATCACCGCTTCTATACAAAGAGGCTGACCTTTTGGACGTGTTTGGCTGTGATCTGCATGGTCTGGACTCTGTCTGTGGCCATGGCCTTCCCCCCAGTTTTAGACGTGGGCACCTACTCGTTCATTAGGGAGGAGGATCAGTGCACCTTCCAACACCGCTCGTTCAGGGCTAACGACTCCCTTGGATTTATGCTGCTCCTCGCCCTCATCCTCCTAGCCACACAGCTTGTCTACCTCAAGCTGATATTTTTTGTCCACGATCGAAGGAAAATGAAGCCAGTCCAGTTTGTAGCAGCAGTCAGCCAGAACTGGACCTTTCATGGCCCTggagccagtggccaggcagctgCCAATTGGCTAGCGGGATTTGGAAGGGGTCCCACACCACCCACCTTGCTGGGCATCAGGCAAAATGCAAATACCACAGGCAGAAGACGGCTGTTGGTCTTAGATGAGTTCAAAATGGAGAAACGAATCAGCAGAATGTTCTATGTAATGACTTTCCTCTTCCTGACCTTGTGGGGCCCCTATCTGGTGGCCTGCTATTGGAGAGTTTTTGCAAGAGGGCCTGTAGTACCAGGGGGATTTCTGACAGCCGCTGTCTGGATGAGTTTTGCCCAAGCAGGGATCAATCCCTTTGTCTGCATTTTCTCCAACAGGGAGCTGAGGCGCTGTTTCAGCACAACCCTTCTTTACTGCAGAAAATCCAGGTTACCAAGGGAACCTTACTGTGTTATATGA